One window of Neptuniibacter halophilus genomic DNA carries:
- a CDS encoding glutathione S-transferase family protein encodes MALRLYHCHEARSMRSLWLINELQLDAEIITLSFGEALRSESYLNRHPLGRVPCLEDGEITLFESGAICEYLCETYDKAARLIRLPGDPERAEWLQWLHYAETICVHVASLTQQQIVIFDPALRSATVRKLETRRLEKAIEVLEAILQDREYMLKSGFSAVDTGIGYSLHAGGLFTDLSAFPAVQAYYHRLAERPAFQASLPAPDAENRIYTQANYWLEPA; translated from the coding sequence ATGGCACTGAGGCTTTACCACTGCCACGAAGCGCGCTCAATGCGTTCGCTCTGGCTGATCAATGAACTGCAACTGGACGCTGAGATCATCACCCTCTCTTTCGGTGAGGCCCTGCGCAGCGAATCCTACCTGAACCGCCATCCACTGGGCCGGGTGCCCTGCCTTGAAGACGGTGAGATCACCCTGTTTGAGAGCGGAGCCATCTGTGAATATCTGTGTGAAACCTACGACAAAGCGGCACGCCTGATCCGCCTGCCCGGCGACCCTGAGCGCGCGGAGTGGCTGCAATGGTTGCACTATGCCGAAACCATCTGTGTGCATGTTGCCAGCCTGACCCAGCAGCAGATTGTAATTTTTGATCCGGCGCTGCGCTCAGCGACGGTACGCAAACTGGAAACCCGCCGGCTGGAAAAAGCGATAGAGGTGCTTGAAGCGATACTGCAGGATCGGGAATACATGCTGAAGAGCGGATTCAGTGCGGTAGATACGGGGATCGGATACAGCCTGCATGCGGGCGGGCTGTTTACCGATCTGTCAGCTTTTCCTGCCGTTCAGGCTTACTATCATCGACTGGCAGAACGACCGGCTTTTCAGGCATCACTGCCGGCACCTGACGCCGAAAACCGCATCTATACGCAAGCAAATTACTGGCTGGAGCCGGCCTGA
- a CDS encoding MaoC family dehydratase yields MQELHGYYLEDLEVGMSASYAKTITEADVVLFAGITGDDNPVHINAEYAAQTMFEQRIVHGMFSAGLISAVLGTRLPGPGAIYIDQELKFKAPVHIGDTVVATATVLEIDSQRRRVKLETVCRVGDKIVATGTATNMVDRKPV; encoded by the coding sequence ATGCAGGAATTACACGGCTACTATCTGGAAGATCTGGAAGTGGGCATGAGCGCCAGCTATGCAAAAACGATTACCGAAGCGGATGTGGTGCTGTTTGCCGGTATTACCGGTGATGATAACCCGGTGCATATCAATGCCGAGTATGCAGCGCAGACGATGTTTGAACAGCGGATTGTCCACGGCATGTTCAGTGCCGGACTGATCTCGGCGGTACTGGGCACCCGCCTGCCGGGCCCGGGCGCGATCTATATTGATCAGGAGCTGAAGTTTAAGGCTCCGGTGCATATTGGTGATACGGTAGTTGCGACTGCCACCGTGCTGGAGATCGATTCCCAGCGCCGCCGGGTGAAACTGGAAACCGTCTGCCGCGTGGGCGATAAGATTGTCGCCACCGGTACAGCAACGAATATGGTTGATCGCAAACCCGTCTGA
- a CDS encoding ATP-binding protein, with protein MSENELIARLERRLQREKKARQAAEDLLEKKASDLYEANEQLRNLVRFQEQIVQEKTSELQKALALAEEANQHKSMFLANMSHEIRTPMNAIIGLSHLAMESGLNPKQANYVSKIQRSAKNLLSIINDILDFSKIEAGRLDIEEIEFDLDELLLDLYEIKKVKASAKQIGLTLNRDIGFSGLVIGDPVRLNQILVNLIGNAIKFTQQGEVRIRVELLEETADQLQLRFIIEDTGVGISDEHKANLFEAFRQGDASTTRQFGGTGLGLSITRQLTELMGGQISIDSTQGQGTRVSVDLPLRLQSKADVLSHSQSMAGKRLLLCGGDEKLQHLLHNFGLEVTACACDESSLINLSRQADLQTDAVMLVTDRAQSCQELLPLALQSLRQQLGLKIPFFLLCDSQTIEDQQSALAHYGVHALAELRTPSTIFELLFSHLCSSPLRQNKKTITASLHGIESILGARVLLVEDNPLNTEVACGMLESLGLKISTATNGEEALRCLDREAFDIVLLDLQMPVMDGLTTIRHIRNDPRFEALPVIALTAHAMSGDRERSLAAGMDDHITKPINYEQLQSTLIRWVSGEPHTPDPQSHELPESSADLAQLELPGLNLKTSLPRFNGDLNRYLSLWQQFDQRYPDLQAQISGLLKSAEFSQLKPLAHSLRGVFANLGAEQLQQTCQQLEQLTQLPEDQGYALLTALSQQLEQLQQNLRRLQQPQPGAQSASHQTGHEQADINRQLDTLRGLLESADTDALTLLETLCQNSEGEGFSSLQPVLNAVQDFDFDLALEALDALQATDPCAPP; from the coding sequence ATGAGTGAAAATGAGCTTATAGCCCGTCTCGAACGACGGCTGCAACGCGAGAAAAAGGCCCGTCAGGCAGCAGAAGATCTGCTGGAGAAGAAAGCCTCCGACCTGTATGAAGCCAATGAACAGCTCCGTAATCTGGTCCGCTTTCAGGAGCAGATCGTGCAGGAAAAAACCAGCGAGCTGCAGAAAGCGCTGGCGCTGGCGGAAGAAGCCAACCAGCACAAAAGTATGTTTCTGGCGAACATGAGCCATGAGATCCGCACGCCGATGAACGCGATCATCGGTCTCAGCCATCTGGCGATGGAATCCGGCCTGAACCCGAAGCAGGCCAACTACGTCAGCAAGATTCAGCGTTCCGCCAAAAACCTGCTGTCTATCATCAATGACATTCTCGACTTCTCCAAAATTGAGGCCGGCAGGCTCGATATTGAGGAGATCGAGTTCGATCTCGACGAACTGCTGCTGGACCTGTATGAGATCAAAAAGGTTAAAGCCTCTGCCAAACAGATCGGCCTGACCCTGAATCGTGATATCGGCTTTTCCGGTCTGGTGATCGGCGATCCGGTACGCCTGAATCAGATTCTGGTCAACCTGATCGGTAATGCGATCAAGTTCACTCAGCAGGGTGAAGTGCGCATCCGGGTCGAACTGCTGGAGGAAACAGCAGACCAGTTGCAACTGCGGTTTATTATTGAGGATACCGGGGTCGGTATTTCTGATGAGCATAAAGCCAACCTGTTCGAGGCGTTCCGTCAGGGTGATGCCAGCACCACCCGCCAGTTCGGTGGTACCGGGCTGGGTCTGTCGATCACCCGCCAGTTGACCGAACTGATGGGCGGCCAGATCAGCATCGACAGCACGCAGGGTCAGGGTACCCGGGTCAGTGTCGATCTGCCGTTGCGTCTGCAGAGCAAAGCCGACGTACTCAGCCACAGCCAGAGTATGGCCGGTAAACGCCTGCTGCTCTGCGGCGGTGACGAAAAACTGCAACACCTGCTGCACAACTTCGGGCTGGAGGTTACGGCCTGCGCCTGCGATGAATCCTCCCTGATCAACCTCAGCCGACAGGCCGACCTGCAGACCGATGCGGTCATGCTGGTCACCGACCGGGCGCAGAGTTGTCAGGAGTTACTGCCGCTGGCACTGCAGTCGCTGCGTCAGCAACTGGGGTTAAAAATCCCCTTCTTTCTGCTTTGTGACAGCCAGACTATCGAGGATCAGCAGAGCGCTCTGGCCCACTACGGCGTCCACGCTCTGGCCGAACTGCGAACCCCTTCAACGATCTTTGAGCTGCTGTTTTCCCATCTCTGCAGCAGCCCGTTAAGGCAGAATAAAAAAACCATTACCGCCTCACTGCATGGTATCGAATCAATTCTCGGGGCCCGGGTTCTGCTGGTTGAAGATAACCCCCTCAACACCGAGGTGGCCTGTGGCATGCTGGAGAGTCTGGGGCTGAAGATCAGTACCGCCACAAACGGTGAAGAAGCACTGCGCTGCCTTGACCGGGAAGCGTTCGATATTGTCCTGCTCGATCTGCAGATGCCGGTGATGGATGGCCTGACCACCATCCGCCATATCCGCAATGACCCGCGCTTTGAGGCACTGCCGGTGATCGCCCTGACCGCTCACGCCATGTCCGGCGACCGGGAACGAAGTCTGGCGGCGGGTATGGATGACCATATCACCAAACCGATTAATTATGAGCAGTTGCAGAGCACCCTGATCCGCTGGGTCAGCGGCGAACCACATACGCCCGACCCGCAATCACATGAACTGCCTGAATCCAGCGCCGATCTGGCACAACTGGAACTGCCCGGCCTTAACCTGAAAACCAGCCTGCCACGCTTCAATGGCGATCTGAACCGCTACCTCAGTCTCTGGCAACAGTTCGACCAGCGCTACCCGGATCTGCAGGCTCAGATCAGCGGGCTGCTGAAGAGTGCTGAGTTCAGCCAGCTCAAACCACTGGCCCATAGCCTGCGAGGCGTCTTTGCCAACCTCGGCGCGGAACAGTTACAGCAAACCTGCCAGCAGTTGGAGCAACTGACACAGCTACCGGAGGATCAGGGTTACGCCCTGCTGACTGCGCTGAGCCAGCAACTCGAACAACTACAGCAGAACCTGCGCCGCCTGCAGCAGCCACAGCCGGGAGCGCAATCTGCCAGCCACCAGACCGGTCACGAACAGGCCGATATCAACCGTCAGTTGGATACCCTCAGAGGGCTGCTGGAATCCGCCGATACCGATGCCCTGACCCTGCTCGAAACCCTGTGTCAGAACAGCGAAGGAGAGGGCTTTTCGTCCCTGCAGCCGGTGCTGAATGCGGTACAGGATTTTGATTTCGACCTGGCGCTGGAAGCGCTGGACGCATTACAGGCGACAGATCCCTGCGCACCGCCGTAA
- a CDS encoding heme NO-binding domain-containing protein — MLGIVFTEFMEMVEEQFSADVLDDVLESSNLSSDGIFTSVGYYDHQDMVRMVVALSKRVDVPVDDLIEAFGRHLFGILIGKYPALKGDYTNTLDFLESVDSTVHIQVLKLYPNAELPKFGCERLGPGHLKMHYSSKRPFSLLALGLIKGCGDYFGNALEVSFESSQSGEYHMTDFDIRQIDE, encoded by the coding sequence ATGTTGGGTATAGTTTTCACCGAGTTTATGGAGATGGTGGAAGAGCAGTTTTCAGCCGATGTACTGGACGACGTTCTCGAATCCTCCAACCTGTCCTCTGATGGTATCTTCACTTCCGTGGGTTACTATGACCATCAGGATATGGTCAGAATGGTCGTCGCGCTGAGCAAACGGGTCGATGTACCGGTCGATGACCTGATCGAAGCGTTCGGCCGCCACCTGTTCGGCATTCTGATCGGTAAGTACCCGGCCCTGAAAGGTGATTACACCAATACGCTGGATTTCCTTGAGAGCGTCGACTCAACCGTACATATTCAGGTGCTCAAGCTTTACCCCAACGCAGAACTGCCGAAATTCGGCTGCGAGCGCCTCGGCCCCGGCCATCTGAAGATGCATTACAGCTCGAAACGTCCTTTCTCCCTGCTGGCTCTGGGCCTGATAAAAGGCTGCGGCGATTACTTCGGCAACGCGCTGGAGGTCAGCTTCGAATCGAGCCAGTCCGGCGAATACCACATGACCGATTTCGACATCCGCCAGATCGATGAGTGA
- a CDS encoding PAS domain-containing sensor histidine kinase, protein MDSSERDPNAPHLSDDQEHNRLLAEMAEQSTDMISRHTPGDWRFIYASPAVEHLLGYRVDEIIGMSAYELYHPDDVEDFKRRAPSVSYERGTYTHSYRFRCKDGHYTWLESTSRSIRDPQTGELKEILVVSRDASRRINAEQTNRRLARVVENSSDLVVFFDLQQQVTDLNESARRLLGLDPGATPLSLSQLFSVNSYAQLQQGLPMAERSDQWHAEAEMQASSGQLIPVSLELLTHRDATGQAAYYSILARDLSARRAMEAERQRYQAEVSHASRLMTMGEMASGLAHELNQPLTAIVNYVRGLERRSVGKSELPVTLLEKPLHKIADTALRAGEIIRRMMDFTRKSLPQREAVALAPVLEDVLQFCATSAHSANVRLTSRIAESVPAVLADRIQLEQILLNLLLNAIEASASGENEAPGEVWIDALESTQGQVIIRVHDRGCGLPEGDSEQLFQQFYTTKQQGLGMGLAISRSLVEAHGGQLWAEPAEQGGAVFSFSLSRAESTDAENR, encoded by the coding sequence ATGGATTCCAGCGAGCGCGACCCGAACGCCCCCCACCTCAGCGATGATCAGGAGCACAACCGGCTGCTGGCCGAAATGGCAGAGCAGTCGACCGATATGATCTCCCGGCACACGCCGGGTGACTGGCGTTTTATCTATGCCTCGCCGGCGGTCGAGCATCTGCTGGGGTATCGGGTGGATGAGATTATCGGCATGTCTGCCTATGAGCTCTATCACCCGGATGATGTGGAAGATTTCAAACGCCGTGCCCCGAGTGTCAGTTATGAGCGCGGCACCTATACCCACAGCTACCGGTTCCGCTGTAAAGATGGCCATTACACCTGGCTGGAAAGTACCAGCCGTTCGATCCGCGATCCGCAAACGGGCGAGCTGAAAGAGATTCTGGTGGTTTCCCGTGATGCCAGCCGCCGGATTAATGCAGAACAGACCAACCGGCGTCTGGCCCGGGTGGTCGAAAACAGCAGTGATCTGGTGGTGTTTTTTGACCTTCAGCAGCAGGTCACTGATCTGAATGAATCCGCCCGCCGCCTGTTGGGTCTGGATCCGGGAGCTACCCCGCTGAGCCTGTCGCAGCTTTTCAGTGTCAACAGTTATGCACAGCTACAGCAAGGGCTGCCGATGGCAGAGCGCTCTGATCAATGGCATGCCGAAGCGGAGATGCAGGCCAGCAGCGGACAACTGATACCGGTTTCACTGGAGCTGCTGACGCATCGTGATGCCACCGGTCAGGCTGCGTATTATTCGATACTGGCACGGGATCTCAGCGCCCGGCGCGCCATGGAAGCGGAACGCCAGCGCTATCAGGCTGAAGTCAGTCATGCCTCACGGTTGATGACTATGGGCGAGATGGCTTCGGGTCTGGCCCATGAGCTGAATCAGCCGCTGACTGCCATCGTGAATTATGTGCGCGGGCTGGAACGCCGCTCTGTTGGCAAGTCGGAGCTGCCGGTTACGTTGCTGGAAAAACCTTTGCATAAGATCGCCGATACCGCACTCAGGGCAGGGGAGATCATCCGCCGGATGATGGACTTTACCCGCAAATCCCTGCCACAGCGCGAAGCGGTGGCGCTGGCGCCGGTACTGGAGGATGTGCTGCAGTTCTGTGCTACCAGTGCGCACAGTGCCAATGTACGCTTAACCAGCCGGATTGCTGAGTCGGTACCGGCTGTGCTGGCGGATCGGATTCAACTGGAGCAGATTCTGCTCAACCTGCTGCTGAATGCGATCGAGGCCAGTGCAAGCGGAGAAAACGAGGCCCCGGGGGAAGTCTGGATTGATGCCCTTGAGAGCACTCAGGGGCAGGTTATAATCCGGGTACATGATCGCGGATGCGGTTTGCCTGAAGGGGACAGTGAACAGCTTTTTCAGCAGTTTTATACCACCAAGCAACAGGGGCTGGGGATGGGGCTGGCGATCAGTCGCTCTCTGGTTGAAGCCCACGGCGGACAGCTTTGGGCGGAACCCGCTGAGCAGGGTGGTGCTGTGTTCAGCTTCAGCCTGAGCCGCGCAGAATCAACGGATGCAGAGAACAGATAA
- a CDS encoding hydrolase codes for MLMKAERSALLLIDVQEKLLPGVHQNEALVESCKWLLGVARLTEIPVLASEQYPQGVGPTVAALREMLPAEDFIGKTHFSCADAEACRERIEQLDREQIVICGMEAHVCVLQTALRLQEEGKQVFVVRDAISARNPADTQAAIERMAAEGIRMVTREMVGFEWLGRSDVAEFKTFSMEYLR; via the coding sequence ATGTTAATGAAAGCCGAACGGTCAGCCCTGTTGCTGATCGACGTACAGGAAAAACTGCTGCCGGGCGTTCATCAGAACGAGGCACTGGTAGAGAGCTGCAAATGGTTACTGGGGGTTGCCCGACTGACAGAGATTCCGGTGCTGGCATCGGAACAGTACCCGCAGGGGGTGGGGCCGACGGTGGCAGCGCTGCGTGAGATGCTGCCGGCAGAGGATTTTATCGGTAAAACCCACTTCTCCTGCGCGGATGCTGAGGCGTGTCGTGAGCGTATTGAGCAACTGGACCGCGAACAGATCGTGATCTGTGGCATGGAAGCCCATGTCTGTGTGCTGCAGACCGCGCTGCGTTTGCAGGAAGAGGGCAAGCAGGTATTTGTGGTACGGGATGCGATTTCGGCGCGAAACCCGGCGGATACGCAAGCGGCGATTGAACGGATGGCAGCCGAAGGTATACGCATGGTGACCCGGGAGATGGTTGGCTTTGAATGGCTCGGACGTTCCGATGTCGCAGAGTTTAAAACCTTCAGCATGGAGTATCTGCGCTAA
- a CDS encoding response regulator transcription factor: MTDQIVYVVDDDEDVRDSLQWLLESVDLQVESYATAQAFLDAYPAGQSGCVLMDVRMPGLSGLSAQKKLPDYEIDIPLIMISAHGNVDMAVTAMTQGARTFIEKPFNDQTLLDHVQRALDQDRAQREQRQQRQQIQRRFATLTKREKQVFERVIEGLSNQEVADALAINRKTVEGHRANMMAKMEAGSLAELIQMAVQLGVLGRC, translated from the coding sequence ATGACAGACCAGATCGTTTACGTGGTGGATGATGATGAGGATGTACGGGATTCGCTGCAGTGGTTGCTGGAATCGGTCGATCTTCAGGTAGAAAGTTATGCCACGGCGCAGGCGTTTCTGGATGCTTACCCGGCCGGTCAGAGTGGTTGTGTGCTGATGGATGTACGTATGCCCGGCCTGAGTGGCCTGAGTGCGCAGAAAAAACTGCCGGATTATGAAATTGATATTCCGCTGATTATGATCTCGGCTCACGGCAATGTGGATATGGCTGTGACAGCGATGACGCAGGGCGCACGTACTTTTATTGAAAAGCCGTTTAATGATCAGACACTGCTTGATCATGTTCAGCGGGCGCTGGATCAGGACCGCGCGCAGCGGGAGCAGCGTCAGCAAAGGCAGCAGATCCAGAGGCGGTTTGCGACCTTAACCAAGCGGGAAAAGCAGGTTTTTGAGCGGGTAATTGAGGGGCTCTCCAATCAGGAGGTGGCGGATGCGCTGGCGATTAACCGCAAAACCGTTGAAGGGCACCGCGCCAATATGATGGCCAAGATGGAAGCCGGTTCACTGGCCGAGCTGATCCAGATGGCGGTTCAGCTCGGTGTACTGGGGCGCTGCTGA
- a CDS encoding phosphate/phosphite/phosphonate ABC transporter substrate-binding protein — MLRSKKNWLGLCLGLMLLPSSLLADSFTVGVVPQFDIKTLYRIWNPILDQLEQRTGHQFSLRGSPDIPAFEQSFANREFDFAYMNPYHYTIAGHYQPIAKDHGRKLYGLLVVKAESEITELSQLQGKTLAFPAPNALGASLMIRAELERKYGIQFEPKYVNTHSSVYLNVVLGLVPAGGGVQKTFNQQKPEVRDQLRVLLQTDPVEPHPFTARKDLDPALVAQVQQVLLEMGQNPEHQALLARVPFKQIGIAVDADYESIRQLNLDHYYVKPER; from the coding sequence ATGCTGCGTAGTAAAAAAAACTGGCTGGGGTTGTGTTTAGGCTTGATGCTGTTGCCATCCTCTTTGCTGGCGGACAGTTTTACCGTGGGGGTGGTGCCGCAGTTTGATATTAAAACCCTGTACCGGATCTGGAACCCGATTCTGGATCAGCTGGAGCAGCGTACCGGCCACCAGTTCAGCTTGCGCGGGTCGCCGGATATTCCCGCATTCGAGCAATCATTTGCCAACCGCGAATTCGATTTCGCGTACATGAACCCTTACCACTACACCATTGCCGGGCACTACCAGCCGATTGCCAAAGATCACGGGCGTAAGCTGTATGGCCTGCTGGTGGTGAAAGCGGAAAGTGAGATTACCGAACTGAGTCAGTTACAGGGGAAGACTCTGGCTTTTCCGGCGCCTAACGCGCTCGGTGCGTCGTTGATGATTCGCGCTGAACTGGAACGCAAGTACGGTATTCAGTTTGAACCCAAGTATGTAAATACTCACTCATCAGTTTATCTGAATGTGGTGCTCGGGCTGGTGCCTGCCGGTGGCGGAGTACAGAAGACGTTCAACCAGCAGAAGCCGGAAGTCCGCGATCAGTTGCGTGTGTTATTGCAGACCGATCCGGTTGAGCCGCACCCGTTTACCGCGCGCAAGGATCTTGACCCGGCGCTGGTGGCGCAGGTGCAGCAGGTGTTGCTGGAGATGGGGCAGAATCCGGAGCATCAGGCGCTGCTGGCCCGGGTGCCGTTCAAACAGATCGGTATCGCCGTGGATGCTGACTATGAATCGATCCGTCAGCTCAATCTTGATCACTATTATGTGAAGCCGGAGCGGTAA
- a CDS encoding acyl-CoA synthetase, protein MGNKNNNPYDLGLEQNQANYAALTPLSFIERAATVYPDRTAVIYGDLRRSWLETYQRCIRLASALRKRGIGPGDTVAVMLPNLPEMLELHFAVPMTGAVLNTQNTRLDSETIAFMLDHGEARVLISDREFSEVIARAVKMATVDPLLVDVDDPQYEGGELIGELTYEQLLAEGDPEDHWQPPEDEWQAITLNYTSGTTGNPKGVVYHHRGAHLNATSNIIGQNLPPHAVYLWTLPMFHCNGWCYPWSVTAVAGTHVCLRHLLPETVFELIQACGVTHFCGAPVVLNMLLNAPEEAKRRVDHPVTVTTGGAAPPAAIIEGMEQIGIKVVHAYGLTESYGPSVFCAHQVAWDEMALEQKAAMMARQGVRAPALEQLMVADPATMQPVPRDGQTMGEVMMRGNNVMKGYLKNPSASESAFYGGWFHTGDLAVWHPDGYIEVKDRSKDVIISGGENISTIEVEDMLYRHPAILEAAVVAKPDQHWGEVPCAFVTLKPEKIATEAEIISFTREHMAHFKCPKQVVFAPLPKTSTGKVQKFALRAMLKDL, encoded by the coding sequence ATGGGCAATAAAAATAATAATCCGTACGACCTGGGGTTAGAGCAGAATCAGGCCAATTATGCGGCGCTGACCCCTTTGTCATTTATTGAACGCGCGGCTACGGTTTACCCTGACCGGACCGCAGTGATCTACGGCGATCTGCGGCGTAGCTGGCTGGAAACCTACCAGCGCTGCATCCGCCTTGCCTCGGCCCTGCGCAAGCGCGGTATTGGCCCGGGCGATACGGTGGCGGTCATGCTGCCGAACCTGCCGGAGATGCTGGAGCTGCATTTTGCCGTGCCGATGACCGGTGCGGTGCTGAATACACAGAACACCCGGCTCGATTCGGAGACCATCGCCTTTATGCTCGATCATGGTGAAGCCCGGGTGCTGATCTCCGATCGCGAGTTTTCTGAGGTGATCGCCAGAGCAGTAAAGATGGCCACGGTCGATCCGCTGCTGGTGGATGTGGATGATCCGCAGTATGAAGGCGGTGAACTGATCGGCGAGCTCACTTATGAACAGTTGCTGGCGGAAGGGGATCCGGAAGATCACTGGCAACCGCCGGAGGATGAGTGGCAGGCGATCACCCTGAATTACACTTCGGGCACCACCGGTAACCCTAAAGGCGTGGTCTATCACCATCGCGGTGCGCATCTGAATGCAACCAGCAATATCATCGGTCAAAATCTGCCGCCTCATGCGGTGTATCTCTGGACGCTGCCGATGTTCCATTGCAATGGCTGGTGTTACCCATGGTCGGTAACGGCGGTGGCGGGTACCCATGTTTGCCTGCGCCATCTGTTGCCGGAGACCGTATTTGAGCTGATTCAGGCCTGCGGCGTAACCCACTTCTGCGGTGCTCCGGTGGTACTGAATATGCTGCTGAATGCGCCGGAGGAAGCGAAACGGCGGGTCGATCACCCGGTGACCGTCACCACCGGCGGCGCAGCACCTCCGGCGGCGATTATCGAAGGGATGGAACAGATCGGGATCAAAGTCGTGCATGCTTATGGTCTGACAGAGTCCTACGGGCCGAGCGTATTCTGTGCGCATCAGGTTGCCTGGGATGAGATGGCGCTGGAGCAGAAAGCGGCGATGATGGCGCGTCAGGGCGTTCGTGCTCCGGCTCTGGAACAACTGATGGTTGCTGATCCGGCGACGATGCAGCCGGTACCCCGCGATGGTCAGACCATGGGTGAGGTGATGATGCGCGGCAATAACGTGATGAAGGGCTATCTGAAAAACCCCTCTGCCAGTGAGTCGGCGTTTTACGGTGGCTGGTTCCACACCGGCGATCTGGCGGTATGGCACCCGGATGGCTATATCGAGGTCAAAGACCGTTCCAAGGATGTGATTATCTCCGGCGGTGAAAATATCTCCACCATTGAGGTTGAAGATATGCTCTATCGGCATCCGGCGATTCTGGAAGCGGCGGTGGTGGCGAAACCGGATCAGCACTGGGGTGAAGTCCCCTGTGCCTTTGTTACCCTGAAGCCGGAGAAAATAGCCACTGAGGCCGAGATCATCAGCTTTACCCGCGAGCATATGGCGCACTTCAAGTGCCCGAAACAGGTGGTGTTTGCACCGTTACCGAAGACCTCTACGGGTAAGGTACAGAAATTCGCCCTGCGGGCGATGCTGAAAGATCTCTGA
- a CDS encoding response regulator gives MVAQSKVVLVVDDEPVNIMVLSDLLKDRYRVIAAKNGEQALQRAVGNIRPDLILLDVMMPGMDGFTVCRELKSKSETASIPVIFVTAMNEEVDEMKGLEVGAVDYITKPISPAIVNARVKTHLALKTAQDELAKQNELLDKRVKTRTAELSLTQDITILALASLAETRDNETGNHIRRTQYYVRVLAEDMANHGFYTDELTPENIELLYKSAPLHDIGKVGIPDNILLKPDRLTDDEFRIMKTHAVLGAEAIEEAEDRLGDAVETSFLRYAREIARYHHEKWDGSGYPEGLTGTQTPLSARLMAVADVYDALISKRVYKPAFEHDKAKMILLQGRGTHFDPDIVDAFVRVEQAFIEIAEQYKDE, from the coding sequence ATGGTGGCGCAAAGCAAGGTAGTGCTGGTGGTGGATGATGAGCCGGTGAATATTATGGTGCTTTCTGACCTGCTCAAAGATCGCTATCGTGTGATCGCAGCCAAAAACGGCGAGCAGGCACTGCAGCGTGCTGTCGGTAATATCCGGCCTGATCTGATTCTGCTCGATGTCATGATGCCGGGCATGGATGGATTTACGGTGTGCCGGGAGCTGAAGTCAAAATCTGAAACCGCCTCGATTCCGGTGATTTTTGTCACCGCCATGAACGAAGAAGTGGATGAGATGAAGGGCCTTGAGGTGGGGGCGGTGGATTACATCACCAAGCCGATCTCACCGGCGATTGTTAACGCCCGGGTGAAAACCCATCTGGCTCTGAAAACCGCTCAGGATGAACTGGCGAAGCAGAACGAACTGCTGGATAAACGGGTCAAAACCCGCACCGCCGAGCTCAGCCTGACTCAGGATATTACGATTCTCGCACTGGCCTCACTGGCTGAAACCCGCGACAACGAAACCGGCAACCATATCCGTCGTACCCAGTACTATGTCCGGGTGCTGGCTGAAGATATGGCAAACCATGGGTTCTATACGGATGAACTCACGCCGGAAAATATTGAGCTGCTGTATAAGTCTGCGCCGTTGCATGATATCGGGAAGGTCGGTATTCCGGACAATATTCTGCTTAAGCCCGACCGGCTCACCGATGATGAGTTCCGGATTATGAAAACCCATGCCGTGCTCGGGGCAGAGGCGATTGAAGAGGCTGAAGACCGGCTGGGCGATGCGGTGGAAACCTCCTTTCTGCGTTATGCCCGGGAGATCGCCCGTTACCACCATGAGAAGTGGGATGGTTCCGGTTATCCTGAAGGGCTGACGGGCACTCAGACTCCCTTGTCTGCACGGCTGATGGCGGTGGCCGATGTGTACGATGCACTGATTTCAAAACGGGTTTACAAGCCTGCTTTTGAACACGATAAAGCAAAAATGATCCTGCTTCAGGGGCGTGGCACCCACTTTGATCCCGATATCGTGGACGCGTTTGTCCGGGTTGAGCAGGCGTTTATTGAAATTGCTGAACAGTACAAAGATGAGTAA